The Nitratidesulfovibrio sp. SRB-5 genomic sequence TCCAGAAAGTCGCTGACGGGTGTTACGAACCGGCGCTCGTACATGATGTCGCCCGCCCAGACCATGTCCAGCGAGCGGGCGGCCACGGCGGGCATGCGCCAGTCCATCGCAGTCCACAGGGGCTGCGCCACGCCGTTGCGCGCGGCGTTCAGCCGCGCAAAGCGCAGGGCCTCTTCCTCGTAGTCCATGCCGATGACCTGGGCGCCCAGCCACTGCCCGATGATGGCCGTAAGCCCCAGCCCGCACCCCAGGTCCAGGCAACGGCGGCCTTGCAGCGCGGCGCGGTTTTCGGCCAGCCATTCCGCCAGGCCAAGGCTGGCGGGCCACAGCTCGGTCCAGTAGGGCAGCCGCTCGTCGTCCACGAAGGCGGCGCGGGCCGCGCCCGCCGTGCCGGTGGTATCCGTAACGGGGTTGGGACCATCGCAGGCGGCCAGTTCTTCCCACAGCGATTCGAGGTCGGCGTGGCGCTCCAGGGTCCAGGCGCGGCCACAGGCATGCACCTCGACCACGGGTGCGTAGGTGTCGGGGCGGCAGGGGGTGGGCGCGGATCCGGACGAAGCGCCGGACGAGGAAGATGGCGGGGTGGACATGGGTGTTTCGGATAGCAGGGTAGCCTGCCCCCGTCCAGCGGCGGTATGGAGCGCGGAGGGGTGTGATGCTGCGTCAGGCTGCGCCGTCCGCTTCCGTCGTGTACCAAAGAGTACACTCCGGTCGCGGCCAGCGAGCCTTCCTTGCCTGACGCCCCTCCGCGCTCCATACCGTCAGTGCGCGGGCGTCGGGGCGGGGGAAAGCTGAAAGACAGGCATGCGATGCATACATGTTGTTGGCTGGGGCAGGGACAGGGATGCGCATGGTCGGTGTGGACGCACGATCACTGCCGCTTCGCCTCTGCGCCCCTCGTTGACCGGCGCGGGCCGTGGCCCTATGTTGCGGGCGCACACCACAACCCCGCGCGGACGCGCGGACGGGAGACACATGCACGACGCCCCGCTGGCGGGCCTGCACCGCCTTGTCTGGACGGCCCTGATGGCCGC encodes the following:
- a CDS encoding class I SAM-dependent methyltransferase, which produces MSTPPSSSSGASSGSAPTPCRPDTYAPVVEVHACGRAWTLERHADLESLWEELAACDGPNPVTDTTGTAGAARAAFVDDERLPYWTELWPASLGLAEWLAENRAALQGRRCLDLGCGLGLTAIIGQWLGAQVIGMDYEEEALRFARLNAARNGVAQPLWTAMDWRMPAVAARSLDMVWAGDIMYERRFVTPVSDFLDYSVARDGVAWVAEPGRNVYATFRETLEARGWATRCARTMQVDALYRQAERVTVYIWEMRPPHT